One window of the Magnolia sinica isolate HGM2019 chromosome 19, MsV1, whole genome shotgun sequence genome contains the following:
- the LOC131234534 gene encoding isoeugenol synthase 1-like: protein MGVKVFQGYLDEHDKLVSVIQEVDIVISALAIPQHEEQLKIIDAIKEAGNIKRFVPSEFGCETDRASALPPFQAVLDKRKKVRGATEASGIPYTFIYANCFGAYFVDVLLHPLEKRDVLVYGTGETKGIYKHSQ, encoded by the exons GGATATTTGGATGAGCACGATAAGCTTGTCTCTGTGATTCAAGAAGTAGATATCGTGATCTCTGCGCTTGCAATTCCTCAGCATGAAGAACAACTTAAAATCATAGATGCCATCAAGGAGGCTGGTAACATTAAG AGGTTTGTCCCATCAGAATTTGGTTGTGAAACCGATCGAGCATCTGCGCTCCCTCCCTTCCAAGCTGTCCTCGATAAACGGAAGAAGGTACGAGGAGCCACTGAAGCATCTGGGATCCCGTACACCTTCATATATGCAAACTGCTTTGGGGCATACTTTGTTGATGTTCTATTACATCCCCTTGAGAAAAGAGATGTTCTTGTCTATGGCACTGGCGAAACAAAAGGTATTTACAAACATTCCCAATGA